Proteins encoded together in one Heterodontus francisci isolate sHetFra1 chromosome 20, sHetFra1.hap1, whole genome shotgun sequence window:
- the LOC137380690 gene encoding spidroin-1-like, which translates to MAWKVGVAAIVLCLIIIGADTDKAPEGEGAARDKAPEGEGAARDKAPEGEGAARDKAPEGEGAARDKAPEGEGAARDKAPEGEGAARDKAPEGEGAARDKAPEGEGAARDKAPEGEGAARDKAPEGEGAARDKAPEGEGAARDKAPEGEGAARDKAPEGEGAARAKAPEGEGAARAKAPEGEGAARAKAPEGEGAARAKAPEGEGAARAKAPEGEGAARAKAPEGEGAARAKAPEGEGAARAKAPEGEGAARAKAPEGEGAARAKAPEGEGAARAKAPEGEGAARAKAPEGEGAARAKAPEGEGAARAKAPEGEGAARAKAPEGEGAARAKAPEGEGAARAKAPEGEGAARAKAPEGEGAARAKAPEGEGAARAKAPEGEGAARAKAPEGEGAARAKAPEGEGAARAKAPEGEGAARAKAPEGEGAARAKAPEGEGAARAKAPEGEGAARAKAPEGEGAARAKAPEGEGAARAKAPEGEGAARAKAPEGEGAARAKAPEGEGAARAKAPEGEGAARAKAPEGEGAARAKAPEGEGAARAKAPEGEGAARAKAPEGEGAARAKAPEGEGAARAKAPEGEGAARAKAPEGEGAARAKAPEGEGAARAKAPEGEGADTEKAPKGEGAATDNAVEGEGAGNFIIYLISGSLFVAVVYILYHNKNKITALCQKNGPRRARRPKVSEYQRLDQNLSEVITSLKKKNLD; encoded by the exons ATGGCGTGGAAGGTCGGTGTCGCTGCAATTGTATTGTGTCTCATCATAATTG GTGCTGACACGGACAAGGCCCCCGAGGGGGAGGGAGCCGCCAGGGACAAGGCCCCCGAGGGGGAGGGAGCCGCCAGGGATAAGGCCCCCGAGGGGGAGGGAGCCGCCAGGGATAAGGCCCCCGAGGGGGAGGGAGCCGCCAGGGATAAGGCCCCCGAGGGGGAGGGAGCCGCCAGGGATAAGGCCCCCGAGGGGGAGGGAGCCGCCAGGGATAAGGCCCCCGAGGGGGAGGGAGCCGCCAGGGATAAGGCCCCCGAGGGGGAGGGAGCCGCCAGGGATAAGGCCCCCGAGGGGGAGGGAGCCGCCAGGGATAAGGCCCCCGAGGGGGAGGGAGCCGCCAGGGATAAGGCCCCCGAGGGGGAGGGAGCCGCCAGGGATAAGGCCCCCGAGGGGGAGGGAGCCGCCAGGGATAAGGCCCCCGAGGGGGAGGGAGCCGCCAGGGCTAAGGCCCCCGAGGGGGAGGGAGCCGCCAGGGCTAAGGCCCCCGAGGGGGAGGGAGCCGCCAGGGCTAAGGCCCCCGAGGGGGAGGGAGCCGCCAGGGCTAAGGCCCCCGAGGGGGAGGGAGCCGCCAGGGCTAAGGCCCCCGAGGGGGAGGGAGCCGCCAGGGCTAAGGCCCCCGAGGGGGAGGGAGCCGCCAGGGCTAAGGCCCCCGAGGGGGAGGGAGCCGCCAGGGCTAAGGCCCCCGAGGGGGAGGGAGCCGCCAGGGCTAAGGCCCCCGAGGGGGAGGGAGCCGCCAGGGCTAAGGCCCCCGAGGGGGAGGGAGCCGCCAGGGCTAAGGCCCCCGAGGGGGAGGGAGCCGCCAGGGCTAAGGCCCCCGAGGGGGAGGGAGCCGCCAGGGCTAAGGCCCCCGAGGGGGAGGGAGCCGCCAGGGCTAAGGCCCCCGAGGGGGAGGGAGCCGCCAGGGCTAAGGCCCCCGAGGGGGAGGGAGCCGCCAGGGCTAAGGCCCCCGAGGGGGAGGGAGCCGCCAGGGCTAAGGCCCCCGAGGGGGAGGGAGCCGCCAGGGCTAAGGCCCCCGAGGGGGAGGGAGCCGCCAGGGCTAAGGCCCCCGAGGGGGAGGGAGCCGCCAGGGCTAAGGCCCCCGAGGGGGAGGGAGCCGCCAGGGCTAAGGCCCCCGAGGGGGAGGGAGCCGCCAGGGCTAAGGCCCCCGAGGGGGAGGGAGCCGCCAGGGCTAAGGCCCCCGAGGGGGAGGGAGCCGCCAGGGCTAAGGCCCCCGAGGGGGAGGGAGCCGCCAGGGCTAAGGCCCCCGAGGGGGAGGGAGCCGCCAGGGCTAAGGCCCCCGAGGGGGAGGGAGCCGCCAGGGCTAAGGCCCCCGAGGGGGAGGGAGCCGCCAGGGCTAAGGCCCCCGAGGGGGAGGGAGCCGCCAGGGCTAAGGCCCCCGAGGGGGAGGGAGCCGCCAGGGCTAAGGCCCCCGAGGGGGAGGGAGCCGCCAGGGCTAAGGCCCCCGAGGGGGAGGGAGCCGCCAGGGCTAAGGCCCCCGAGGGGGAGGGAGCCGCCAGGGCTAAGGCCCCCGAGGGGGAGGGAGCCGCCAGGGCTAAGGCCCCCGAGGGGGAGGGAGCCGCCAGGGCTAAGGCCCCCGAGGGGGAGGGAGCCGCCAGGGCTAAGGCCCCCGAGGGGGAGGGAGCCGCCAGGGCTAAGGCCCCCGAGGGGGAGGGAGCCGCCAGGGCTAAGGCCCCCGAGGGGGAGGGAGCCGCCAGGGCTAAGGCCCCCGAGGGGGAGGGAGCCGCCAGGGCTAAGGCCCCCGAGGGGGAGGGAGCCGCCAGGGCTAAGGCCCCCGAGGGGGAGGGTGCCGACACGGAAAAGGCCCCCAAGGGGGAAGGTGCCGCCACGGATAATGCTGTCGAGGGAGAGGGTGCAGGCAATTTCATAATTTATCTTATAAGTGGATCACTGTTTGTCGCCGTCGTATATATCCTATACCACAACAAAAATAAG ATCACTGCCTTGTGTCAGAAAAATGGGCCCAGAAGAGCTAGACGTCCAAAGGTATCTGAATATCAGCGGCTTGATCAGAATTTAAGTGAAGTCATCACCAGTCTGAAAAAGAAAAATCTTGATTGA